In one window of Drosophila innubila isolate TH190305 chromosome 2L unlocalized genomic scaffold, UK_Dinn_1.0 4_B_2L, whole genome shotgun sequence DNA:
- the LOC117794525 gene encoding interaptin-like isoform X5: MENRAAVELEFQFSSHKTKSKLRENELLTALSEKDSAIDNLQKSLNELSNEVLRNSKDDHMRSICPALETSCEIICKKCVELERLLEEHNNKPNADNGGLAIDCECEQLRLDIAETRAQLESVQSEYKQMSSDVAEKSELCDRLSRDVISAEEAKEELQVKFDDLEQTKLRHEQIIKNMQEEYNAIKQKYQALQRDYETLERAAAATEEQHKKLQSENERLQQEISTLKQTVEEIQLKLIEAAATEIHEALVQQLKASNEQLMANLAQMETKYGELQGEYDDLSNQLMESVQEGDSLRDECNALQEKLKTAPMDTYIAQLEQEVAEMREAMTNLQSELLEKSVIANKVEDYKSQIESLEKQHAEMTMVCEELQEKVKETTINESLSRSTSTLIAADTDQEEEEVDKLKLRLNQMNGEVQKLQIEIKNQLSIIQQKDVRIEEMQFEVQELSERCLSMDVLQVELRSNAQQQNELLDRQTAKLADDVSRIDQLQESNAKLTERCIKAEEALEERLKLVDSNKEEYEKRLNNLQLSLNNARKEFEQQEKMHKGELNNINLEFLQKIEVSESRYRENLHKYNTEWQDRLQKISAEADSANDANTLAMDQLNREKHELESLYNESQKLVEQLQHKLSSSVKDKNDAESCSEKLQELHEKCKKQLQDNEQLKLNLDNLQQEKTSLQSVVDDNKLIIERLNQELHSEKNLRQCDSNKLLTLSLELKEAIQSNATAKTEYNEQIEACNLKVNDLQEELNKAKQFAKDVDKLSADYEQIQGALAKANEFNKFLAQRAEDLEREFSLSQTEVNTQKARLDSLQSKLDNTLEVKNSVSSMEATLTQKLQQLENEMSEQTHQFQRQIEELESSKAELNFKMESLQQRKLELETSNHELTVKLKNDLNMQNLLEKEREQIVNLQQSNAQLLSQLQTKQTACDSMQQSLQQAELQLKSKQDECQILQQTIQQSESLLGNRQSAFEAVQQSLQQAESELKAKHAEFDKLQESLEQAELQLQAKQSECEALQQSLQQTKSELEIKNDINNTLQQIESRLEMKIAAYDALQQSMQQAELQLQAKQEECHILRQTLQQSESQLELKQTAYETLQQTLQQAEFQIKTKQDECDALQQSLQQIESELKARQKEYDAMQQSESRLELKQAAYDTLQQSLQHGELQLKAKESECEALQQSLQQAELQLKTKLEECQILQQSLQQSESQLEIKKAAYDTLQQSLQQAESQLKALQQIEPQLELKKATCDTLQQSLQQADVQLKAKQKECHTLQKSLQQAESQLQIKQMQCDALQKSSQQLEAQQVQGATELSNKNAELVNRVKMLQTEMDKLRSMLKANKVSFDADRARLDATISSLLEDKRNLEEKLCLTNDIVQKLETDLKNKTNNSNLSFDSNTSNTSPAARRSLDRDAPQPRKSLSLESEVRRNRRITTHDERRQSYWNDSRHVACMTDPVDTNCNCEELDRKLKECQFELFIRESKVTALNIELKNHPLKEENAQLKKRLQEEQQKARDELKRMKNKHSDLMSKLNALTASASISSNVQNATFVPPVLVTIETQTESELELDLQKTTAKLNDAVQICRHRYNYIKELEDRLKQKENSDTSNISSQTTGEIILLKSKLDTQKKEIAALTNKYELAKKALKMRKDEIVQLRQNAGTDTAATSK; encoded by the exons ATGGAGAATCGTGCTGCTGTCGAATTGGAGTTTCAATTTAGCAGTCACAAAACGAAATCAAAGCTGAGAGAGAATGAACTGCTGACGGCGCTGTCGGAGAAGGACAGCGCCATTGATAATCTGCAAAAGTCGCTCAATGAGCTGTCGAATGAAGTGCTGCGGAACAGCAAGGATGATCACATGCGTTCCATTTGCCCAGCCCTCGAAACAAGCTGTGAAATCATCTGTAAGAAGTGTGTAGAACTGGAGCGCCTTCTCGAAGAGCACAACAATAAACCTAATGCTGACAATGGTGGCCTGGCAATTGATTGTGAATGCGAGCAATTGCGTCTGGACATCGCCGAGACACGTGCACAGCTGGAGAGTGTGCAGAGCGAATACAAACAGATGAGCAGCGATGTGGCTGAGAAATCGGAGCTATGCGATCGCCTCAGTCGTGACGTCATCTCTGCTGAGGAGGCAAAGGAGGAGCTGCAAGTGAAATTCGATGACCTGGAGCAAACGAAACTGCGTCACGAGCAGATTATAAAGAACATGCAAGAGGAATATAATGCCATAAAGCAAAAATATCAAGCCTTACAGCGGGATTATGAGACTCTGGAACgcgcagcagctgccacagaaGAACAGCACAAGAAGTTGCAAAGCGAAAATGAAAGATTGCAGCAGGAGATCAGCACATTGAAGCAAACTGTCGAGGAGATTCAACTGAAACTTATTGAAGCAGCTGCCACTGAGATCCACGAGGCTCTTGTGCAGCAGCTAAAGGCCAGCAATGAGCAGCTCATGGCCAACTTGGCCCAAATGGAGACCAAGTATGGTGAGCTGCAAGGCGAATACGATGATCTGTCCAATCAGCTCATGGAGAGCGTGCAGGAGGGCGATAGTTTGCGTGATGAATGCAACGCGTTGCAGGAGAAGCTCAAAACGGCGCCAATGGACACTTACATCGCTCAGCTGGAACAAGAGGTGGCCGAGATGCGTGAAGCAATGACAAATCTGCAATCCGAGCTGCTTGAGAAATCTGTCATAGCCAACAAAGTGGAGGATTACAAGAGTCAGATCGAGTCGCTTGAGAAGCAGCATGCCGAAATGACTATGGTGTGCGAAGAGCTGCAGGAGAAGGTCAAAGAGACGACCATAAACGAGAGCTTGTCCAGGAGCACAAGCACACTGATTGCAGCAGACACCGatcaggaggaggaggaagtcGATAAACTTAAGCTCAGACTCAATCAAATGAATGGAGAAGTGCAAAAGCTGCagattgaaatcaaaaatcagCTATCGATCATTCAACAGAAAGATGTGCGTATTGAGGAGATGCAATTCGAGGTACAGGAACTTAGTGAACGTTGTCTATCCATGGATGTTCTACAGGTTGAGCTCCGCTCGAATGCCCAGCAACAGAATGAGCTGCTTGATCGCCAGACGGCAAAATTAGCCGACGATGTCAGTCGCATTGATCAGTTGCAGGAATCCAATGCAAAGCTGACAGAGCGCTGCATAAAAGCTGAAGAAGCATTGGAAGAACGCCTCAAACTGGTTGACTCCAACAAGGAGGAATACGAAAAACGCTTAAACAACTTGCAATTGTCACTGAATAATGCCAGAAAAGAGTTtgaacaacaagaaaaaatgcaTAAGGGGGagcttaataatattaaccTTGAGTTTCTACAAAAGATTGAGGTGAGCGAGAGTCGTTACCGAGAGAATCTTCACAAATACAATACCGAATGGCAGGACAGATTGCAGAAAATAAGCGCGGAGGCCGATTCTGCCAATGATGCAAATACCTTGGCAATGGATCAGTTGAATCGGGAAAAACATGAACTCGAATCGTTGTACAATGAAAGCCAAAAGTTGGTGGAACAACTGCAGCATAAGTTGAGCTCTAGCGTGAAAGATAAAAATGATGCCGAATCTTGCAGCGAAAAGCTGCAGGAGTTGCATGAAAAGTGCAAGAAGCAACTGCAGGATAACGAGCAGTTAAAGCTGAACTTGGACAATCTACAACAAGAAAAGACTTCGTTACAGTCTGTTGTCGATGATAACAAACTGATAATAGAACGTCTGAACCAAGAGCTGCATTCTGAAAAGAATCTTCGACAATGTGATTCAAACAAGCTGCTAACTTTAAGCCTTGAACTAAAGGAAGCCATCCAATCTAACGCCACAGCAAAGACCGAGTATAACGAACAGATAGAAGCATGCAATTTAAAGGTAAACGATCTGCAAGAAGAATTGAATAAGGCAAAGCAATTTGCTAAGGACGTTGACAAACTTTCCGCGGACTATGAGCAAATTCAAGGTGCTCTGGCCAAAGCCAATGAGTTTAACAAGTTCTTGGCCCAGAGAGCCGAAGATCTCGAACGTGAATTCTCATTGTCGCAAACAGAGGTGAATACTCAGAAAGCTAGATTGGATAGCTTACAATCAAAGCTGGATAATACTCTGGAAGTGAAAAACAGTGTCAGTTCAATGGAGGCCACGCTTACACAAAAGCTACAGCAACTGGAGAATGAAATGTCCGAGCAGACTCATCAATTTCAGCGTCAGATTGAGGAGTTGGAAAGCTCAAAGGCTGAACTTAACTTCAAGATGGAATCTTTGCAACAGCGAAAACTCGAATTGGAGACATCGAATCACGAACTAACTGTTAAGCTAAAGAACGATCTGAACATGCAGAATCTTTTGGAAAAGGAGCGAGAACAGATTGTCAACTTACAACAAAGCAATGCTCAACTGCTGTCGCAGCTACAGACGAAGCAGACAGCGTGTGATTCAATGCAACAGTCCTTGCAACAGGCAGAGTTGCAGCTAAAATCTAAGCAGGATGAATGTCAAATATTGCAACAGACCATTCAACAATCAGAGTCTCTTTTAGGGAATAGACAGTCAGCTTTTGAAGCAGTGCAACAGTCCTTGCAACAAGCAGAGTCTGAGTTAAAAGCTAAACACGCGGAGTTTGATAAATTGCAAGAGTCCTTGGAACAAGCAGAGTTGCAACTACAAGCTAAGCAGAGTGAATGTGAGGCATTGCAACAGTCCTTGCAACAAACAAAGTCTGAGCTAGAGATCAAAAATGACATCAATAATACATTGCAACAAATAGAGTCTCGGCTAGAGATGAAAATAGCCGCCTATGATGCGTTGCAACAGTCCATGCAACAGGCAGAGTTGCAACTACAAGCTAAGCAGGAAGAATGTCACATATTGCGACAGACCTTGCAACAATCAGAGTCTCAGCTAGAGCTCAAACAGACGGCCTACGAGACACTGCAACAAACCTTGCAACAAGCCGAGTTTCAGATAAAGACTAAGCAGGATGAATGTGATGCACTGCAACAGTCCTTGCAACAAATAGAGTCTGAGTTAAAAGCTAGGCAGAAGGAATATGATGCAATGCAACAATCTGAGTCTCGCCTAGAACTCAAACAGGCAGCTTATGATACACTGCAACAGTCCTTGCAACATGGAGAGTTGCAGCTGAAGGCTAAGGAGTCAGAGTGTGAGGCATTACAACAGTCGTTGCAACAAGCAGAGTTGCAGCTAAAAACTAAGTTGGAAGAATGCCAGATATTGCAACAGTCCTTGCAACAATCAGAGTCTCAGCTAGAGATAAAGAAGGCGGCTTATGATACATTGCAACAGTCCTTGCAACAAGCAGAGTCTCAGTTAAAGGCATTGCAACAAATAGAGCCTCAGCTAGAGCTCAAAAAGGCGACATGCGACACATTGCAACAGTCCTTGCAACAAGCTGATGTTCAGCTTAAAGCTAAGCAGAAAGAATGTCATACATTGCAAAAGTCCTTGCAACAAGCGGAGTCTCAGCTTCAGATTAAACAAATGCAATGTGATGCTTTGCAAAAGTCCTCGCAACAACTGGAAGCACAACAGGTGCAAGGTGCCACAGAACTCTCTAACAAAAACGCCGAGCTCGTCAACCGAGTTAAAATGTTGCAAACAGAAATGGACAAACTACGCTCAATGCTG AAAGCCAACAAAGTTAGCTTCGATGCGGATCGAGCACGTTTGGATGCCACAATTTCTAGTCTACTAGAGGACAAACGCAACTTGGAGGAGAAACTTTGCCTCACTAATGATATTGTCCAGAAACTGGAGACggacttgaaaaacaaaaccaacaacagcaatctgTCGTTTGATTCAAATACATCAAATACATCGCCAGCTGCCAGAAGGAGTTTGGATCGCGATGCGCCGCAGCCGCGG AAATCTTTAAGCTTGGAATCGGAGGTGCGTCGAAATCGAAGAATCACCACACACGACGAGAGGCGTCAATCGTATTGGAATGATTCGCGGCACGTGGCCTGCATGACAGATCCCGTGG ATACCAACTGTAACTGCGAGGAACTTGATCGTAAGCTGAAGGAATGCCAATTCGAGCTGTTTATCAGGGAGAGTAAAGTGACTGCACTCAACATTGAGTTGAAGAATCATCCACTGAAGGAGGAGAATGCTCAACTGAAGAAACGTCTGCAGGAGGAGCAACAAAAGGCGCGGGATGAACTCAAGCGAATGAAGAACAAGCACTCGGATCTGATGagcaaattaaatgcactCACTGCATCTGCATCCATCTCCAGCAATGTCCAAAATGCAACTTTCGTTCCGCCCGTGCTGGTAACTATCGAGACCCAGACAGAGTCCGAGTTGGAGCTGGACTTGCAGAAGACGACCGCCAAATTGAATGATGCTGTGCAAATATGTCGCCATCGCTATAATTATATCAAAGAACTGGAAGATAGATTAAAGCAGAAAGAAAATAGCGATACTTCCAATATTTCTTCACAAACAACTGGTGAAATTATTCTACTTAAG TCCAAATTGGATACACAAAAAAAGGAGATTGCTGCCCTCACCAATAAATATGAGTTGGCCAAGAAAGCCCTTAAAATGCGAAAGGATGAAATTGTTCAACTGCGTCAAAACGCTGGCACggacacagcagcaacatcaaaatAA